Proteins encoded within one genomic window of Oryza brachyantha chromosome 7, ObraRS2, whole genome shotgun sequence:
- the LOC121053229 gene encoding uncharacterized protein LOC121053229, with the protein MGRNEAKKQRNNKGKFKDDDPSLHEEMKKYMDIQVVASKRHEEFIETQQRISDAKVEAARLRREFVLLKSYQKLLTMDTSQMTDDMKAEHVIGLKILKDKLLGNTKEANIRDHVLLLRRSTLSIFW; encoded by the exons ATGGGGAGGAATGAAGCTAAAAAACAACGAAACAACAAAGGAAAATTCAAAGATGATGACCCTAGTTTACATGAAGAAATGAAGAAGTACATGGATATTCAAGTTGTAGCTAGCAAAAGACATGAAGAATTTATAGAGACCCAACAACGTATTTCTGATGCAAAAGTTGAGGCAGCAAGGCTTAGGAGGGAGTTTGTTTTGCTGAAATCATATCAAAAATTATTGACCATGGACACCAGTCAAATGACTGATGATATGAAAGCTGAGCACGTGATAGGCTTGAAGATTTTGAAGGACAAGCTACTAGGCAACACTAAG GAGGCGAATATTAGGGATCATGTTCTTCTGCTCAG GAGGTCAACATTGTCTATCTTTTGGTGA